From the Lathyrus oleraceus cultivar Zhongwan6 chromosome 4, CAAS_Psat_ZW6_1.0, whole genome shotgun sequence genome, one window contains:
- the LOC127136738 gene encoding uncharacterized protein LOC127136738 codes for MAEYEACIFGIEATMYLRIKILKVYGDSTLVISQVRGDWETRDRRLIPYREHVMKLIPYFDEITFHHIPRDENQLADALATLASMFKVKWRNEGPSIHIEHLDEPAYYLATEEEYDGEPWFHDIKMYVKKQVYPENAFITDKKDFRKLLSKFFLSGGVLYKGSYDLVLLRCMDRHEAEKVITDVYEGSFGKHSSGHSISKKILRAGYYWMTVEVAIDHFTKCVEAASYANVTKQVVARFLKRDIICRYGIPNKTITDNGSNLNNKMMKELCKNFKIEHHNSSPYRLKMNGVVEVANKNIKKIIQKMVKTYKYWHEMLPFSLHGYHTMVRTSIGATPFSLVYGMEAVLPIEMEISSLRILIDVELDEVE; via the exons atggcagaatatgaggcATGTATCTTCGGTATCGAAGCAACAATGTACTTAAGGATCAAAATACTTAAGGTATACGGAGACTCAACTCTCGTCATCAGTCAAGTTCGAGGAGACTGGGAAACCCGTGATCGCAGGTTGATTCCTTATAGAGAGCACGTTATGAAATTGATTCCCTACTTTGATGAAATCACTTTTCATCATATCCCGAGGGATGAGAATCAATtagcagatgctcttgctactttagcatccatgtttaaggtcaaGTGGAGGAATGAAGGTCCTTCTATCCATATTGAGCACCTGGATGAGCCTGCATACTATTTGGCCACCGAGGAAGAATATGATGGAGAGCCTTGGTTCCATGACATTAAGATGTATGTTAAGAAACAAGTATATCCTGAGAATGCGTTTATCACAGACAAGAAGGACTTCAGGAAGTTATTATCTAAGTTCTTCTTGAGTGGAGGTGTACTTTATAAGGGGAGTTATGATTtggtcttgctcagatgcatggatagacatgaagcagaaAAAGTTATAACAGATGTGTATGAAGGTTCCTTTGGAAAACATTCTAGTGGGCATTCAATTTCTAAAAAGATCCTCAGAGCGGGATACTATTGGATGACTGTGGAAGTAG CCATAGACCATTTCACCAAATGTGTGGAAGCTGCATCATATGCTAACGTAACAAAACAGGTGGTTGCCCGCTTTTTGAAAAGAGATATCATCTGCCGTTATGGGATTCCTAACAAAaccattactgataatggttcaaacctcaataacaagatgatgaaggaacTGTGCAAAAACTTCAAAATTGAACATCATAACTCCTCCCCATACCGTCTgaagatgaacggtgttgttgaggttgcaaacaagaatataaagaagattaTTCAAAAAATGGTGAAGACATACAAATattggcatgaaatgctaccTTTTTCTTTGCATGGTTATCATACCATGGTGCGCACTTCGatcggggcaacccctttttcATTGGTATATGGTATGGAGGCAGTACTTCCCATTGAGATGGAGATCTCTTCTTTAAGGATTCTGATAGATGTCGAGCTTGATGAGGTTGAATGA